A region from the Vanessa tameamea isolate UH-Manoa-2023 chromosome 3, ilVanTame1 primary haplotype, whole genome shotgun sequence genome encodes:
- the LOC113397265 gene encoding large ribosomal subunit protein eL21: MTNSKGYRRGTRDLFARRFRTHGTIPLSTYMKVYKVGDIVDIRGNGAVQKGMPHKVYHGKTGRVYNVTAHALGVIVNKRVRGRIIPKRINIRIEHVKHSKCREDFLKRVKENERLLKEAKEAGKVVNLKRQPQPPRAAHIVKGTEKPVLLAPIPYEFVA, encoded by the exons ATGACGAACTCCAAGGGTTACCGTCGTGGTACTAGGGACTTGTTCGCCCGCAGGTTCCGCACACATGGAACTATTCCGCTTTCCACGTACATGAAAGTGTACAAAGTCGGCGACATCGTTGACATTAGG GGTAATGGTGCAGTCCAGAAGGGTATGCCTCACAAAGTCTACCACGGAAAAACTGGCCGTGTATACAATGTAACAGCCCATGCACTTGGAGTTATTGTTAACAAGAGGGTGCGAGGAAGAATCATCCCCAAGAGGATCAACATTCGCATTGAGCACGTCAAGCACTCCAAGTGCCGTGAGGACTTCCTCAAGCGCGTCAAAGAAAACGAGAGGCTACTCAAAGAGGCCAAGGAAGCCGGCAAAGTCGTCAACCTCAAGAGACAGCCACAGCCACCAAGAGCAGCACATATTGTTAAAGGCACTGAGAAGCCAGTCTTACTTGCTCCAATCCCCTACGAGTTTGTAGCTtaa